A genomic stretch from Balaenoptera musculus isolate JJ_BM4_2016_0621 chromosome 9, mBalMus1.pri.v3, whole genome shotgun sequence includes:
- the YKT6 gene encoding synaptobrevin homolog YKT6 isoform X1, producing the protein MRLYSLSVLYKGDAKAVLLKAAYDVSSFSFFQRSSVQEFMTFTSQLIVERSSKGSRASVKEQEYLCHVYVRNDSLAGVVIADNEYPSRVAFTLLEKVLDEFSRQVDRIDWPVGSPDTIQYAGLDGHLSRYQNPREADPMTKVQAELDETKIILHNTMESLLERGEKLDDLVSKSEVLGIQSKAFYKTARKQNSCCAVM; encoded by the exons ATGAGGCTGTACAGCCTCAGCGTCCTGTACAAAGGCGATGCCAAGGCGGTGCTGCTCAAAGCCGCGTACGACGTGTCCTCATTCAGCTTCTTCCAGAGATCCAG CGTTCAGGAATTCATGACCTTCACAAGTCAGCTGATTGTGGAGCGCTCCTCGAAAGGCAGCAGAGCTTCTGTCAAGGAACAAG AATATCTGTGCCATGTCTACGTGAGAAACGACAGTCTGGCGGGAGTGGTCATTGCTGACAATGAATACCCATCCCGGGTGGCGTTTACCTTGCTGGAGAAG GTACTGGACGAATTCTCCAGGCAGGTCGACAGGATAGACTGGCCAGTTGGATCCCCCGACACCATCCAGTACGCAGGCCTGGACGGTCACCTCAGTAGATACCAG AACCCCCGAGAAGCTGACCCCATGACTAAAGTGCAGGCTGAACTAGATGAGACCAAAATCATCCTG CACAACACCATGGAGTCTTTGTTAGAGCGAGGCGAGAAGCTCGATGACCTGGTGTCCAAATCCGAAGTGCTGGGAATACAGTCTAAAGCCTTCTATAAAACG GCCCGGAAGCAAAACTCGTGCTGTGCGGTCATGTGA
- the YKT6 gene encoding synaptobrevin homolog YKT6 isoform X2 — translation MTFTSQLIVERSSKGSRASVKEQEYLCHVYVRNDSLAGVVIADNEYPSRVAFTLLEKVLDEFSRQVDRIDWPVGSPDTIQYAGLDGHLSRYQNPREADPMTKVQAELDETKIILHNTMESLLERGEKLDDLVSKSEVLGIQSKAFYKTARKQNSCCAVM, via the exons ATGACCTTCACAAGTCAGCTGATTGTGGAGCGCTCCTCGAAAGGCAGCAGAGCTTCTGTCAAGGAACAAG AATATCTGTGCCATGTCTACGTGAGAAACGACAGTCTGGCGGGAGTGGTCATTGCTGACAATGAATACCCATCCCGGGTGGCGTTTACCTTGCTGGAGAAG GTACTGGACGAATTCTCCAGGCAGGTCGACAGGATAGACTGGCCAGTTGGATCCCCCGACACCATCCAGTACGCAGGCCTGGACGGTCACCTCAGTAGATACCAG AACCCCCGAGAAGCTGACCCCATGACTAAAGTGCAGGCTGAACTAGATGAGACCAAAATCATCCTG CACAACACCATGGAGTCTTTGTTAGAGCGAGGCGAGAAGCTCGATGACCTGGTGTCCAAATCCGAAGTGCTGGGAATACAGTCTAAAGCCTTCTATAAAACG GCCCGGAAGCAAAACTCGTGCTGTGCGGTCATGTGA